A segment of the Brevibacterium zhoupengii genome:
GAGCGAGGGTTTATTCCGCGGGGGAGAAAAAGTTTTTCGGCGAGGCGCTGTGATGCGTTCGAGCTGGCGCGATCGTCACCGTCGGCACCTCCCAGCTCAGCGGCTCAGCGGCTCAGCGGCTCAGCGGCTTATGCGATGATCAAATGACGGTGAGAAGAGCACAGGGGAGGACAGCAGTGGCTGATAGCGGCTTCCTCATTAGGCGCCCCTGGGTGCTCGTGGTCGTATTGGTCGGTGCTGCTACGAGCACGGCTTTCATGCAGACACTCGTCGTTCCCATCCAGAACCATCTACCCGATCTCATCGATGCACCGCGCAGCTCCACTGCATGGGTCCTGACCATCTCGCTGCTGGTCGCGGCCGTCACCACCCCGATCTCCGGACGCCTGGCGGATATATTCGGCATGCGCACCGTCATGATCGCTCTGCTGGCGATGATGACGGTGGGCTCCCTTATCGCCGCGATTTCGAGCGACCTTTTGTGGCTGCTCGTCGGTCGAGGGCTCCAAGGGGTGAGCATGGGAGCCACTGCTGTCGGCATTTCGATCATGGGTCTCGTCGACAACGGCAAAATCCGCATTGCAGGCATCAGCCTCATCAGTTCGAGCATGGGATTCGGCGGCGCGATCGGTCTGCCGTTGGCTGCCTGGATCGCTGAGATCGGGGATTGGAAGCTGCTCTTCTGGACGACTGCGGCTCTCGGCGCCCTCATTCTCATCGCGGTGGTCTTCGTCGTCCCCAGCACCACTCGCCTTCGGCAACGATTCGACTGGTGTGGGGCTCTGATGCTCTCTGCCGGCCTGAGCGGGATTCTGGTTGCGATCTCCCAAGGCCCGGTGTGGGGATGGGCATCAGCTGCGACCCTGGGTTTGAGCGGGTCAGGGGTCGTGCTCCTCGTCGTCTGGGGAGTCCATGAACTGCGTACTCGTGACCCGCTCATTGATCTGCGCATCATGTCGAAGCTGCCGTTGCTCATGGTGAGTCTAGGTTCGATCGCCTTCGGCTTCGCTCTCTTCGTCCAAGAGGTATCGTTCCTGCAGATTCTCGAGTTGCCGACGCGCACTGAAGCCGGCTTGGGCCTGAGCGTCCTGTGGGCGAGCATGGCCTTGGTGCCTGCTTCCCTGGCGATGATGGCCGTTGCTCCTCTCGCCGCGACCATCACCGATCGTTACGGTGCACGTGTGACTGCAGTTGTGGGCGCGGTGACCTCCATGGTCGGATACCTCATCTCAGTGGTCTGGCACGCTGAGGTGTGGCATATCGTCGTCGCCAGCGTGTTCGCTCTGGCCGGAGTCGCGATGGGATACGCCGCCATCCCCACTCTCGTCATGGCCGAGGTGCCCTACTCGATGACCAGTTCCGCGATCGGAGTCAACGCTTTGATGCGCAGTGTGGGAACGAGTTCGGGGGCGACAATCACTGGCATGGTGCTGGCGGTGCAGCTTGAGTCCTCGGCCGGATTCGCGGCGCCGAGCCCAGGTGGGTTCGTCGCGACCTTCTGGCTCGGCGTCGCTGCAGCGGCCCTGGCAGCTGTCTTGTTTTGGATCCCTGGTCGACGGCGGTAGTGCTGTGCGCGCAGGAACTGTCGTTAGGATGGAGGCGATGGAGATCGGACGGAGCTTCTCGGAGCCGCGCCACGAACAGCGCGGACACTCCACCTCGACTCCTGCCCCCGTCGGCTCATGGCCTGGCCGTCATGCACTGTTCATCGATGTCCTCGTCATCGCTGCGATCTTTCTCTACAACCTGCCGATCCAGTTCTCGTCAGTCCCGGGCCACCTGTGGATCGGCACAGGACTCGTGTTCTCCGTCGGTCTCTGCGCTCCCTACCTGCTCAGACGCCGACATCCACTCCCGATCTTCCTCACTATCTTTGCCGTCACCGTCGTTCAGTCAGCATCGGGCATCGGACCGCTCGTCGCCGATGTCATGCTCGTCCTGGCGCTCTACAACCTCTCGTCCCGTTACCGGTGGGTCGTGTCCGTCCCCGCCACACTGGCCGTCGTCCTCCTCACTCTCAGCGCCACTTCGGGACTGCGGCAAGCGGGATACCTCAACCTCGGTGAGATCGGGGTTCTCATCGTCCTCGTCATGTGGGCAGGCACGTGGGGTGCCCTCGTGAGAATCCGGAGGGCGCACCTCGAGAGTCTGCGTGAGCAGACACGGCAGCTTGCGCGGGAGGCAGAGACGCAGAAGCAGATCGCCGCGGCCGAGGAGCGGGCGCGCATCGCCCGGGAGATCCACGACGTCGTCTCCCACAGTCTCAGCGTCGTCACGGTTCTTGCCGATGGTGCGGCCTCGACCACGGAGTCGAATCCGGCCCAGGCCAAACGTGCCATGGAGGATGTCCGGGACACCGGACGTTCTGCGATGACGGAAATGCGCAGCATGCTCGATGTTCTCCGTTCCGATGATCAGGCGAAGCACGCTCCCCTGCCGGGCATCGAGCAGCTCGATCAACTCATCAATGAGTCACGAGCAGTGGGGCTCCCCCTCAATTTCGAGCACCGTGGCAAGCATGACAGTTTGCCCGAAGGGCTGAGCCTCACCGTCTACCGAACGGTCCAGGAGGCGCTGACGAACATCCGCAAGCATGCCGGAACCTCGGTGCAGAAAGTCAGGGTGGTCCTCGAGCAGACAGATACGACCATCGACATTCGTATCGGCGACGACGGTCGGGGCCCCAACCGAGACCGAGGAGGCCACGGCTTGACGGGAATGCGCGAACGCGTCAGCGCCTACGGCGGCATACTTGAGACCGGCCCTCTCGATCCGAACGGATTCGAAGTCCACGCCCGATTCCCTATCGGAGAAGACTCTTGACGATTCGCATTCTGCTCGTCGATGACCAGGAGATGGTGCGCCGAGGCTTCGCCATGGTTCTCGACACCGACCCCGATCTCAGCGTCGTCGGCGAGGCCGAGGACGGTGACACTGCGGTCGCCTTCGCCCGAGACAACATGGTCGATGTCGTCGTGATGGATGTGCGGATGTCACGGATGGATGGTGTGGAGGCCACTCGCCTCATCCGCGCCGAGGCGAACGCGCCCAAGGTTCTCATCCTTACCACCTTCGACCTCGACGAGTACGTCTATGACGCGCTTCGTGCGGGCGCCAATGGTTTCCTCCTCAAGGACGCGGGTACTGCCGAGCTGACCTCGGCGATCCGCCATGTCCACGCCGGCGATGCTGTCGTCGCCCCCAGTGCCACTCGTCGACTCCTCGAACGCTTCTCCGTACCCGCCTCGCCGACAGACCAATCTCAGAATCCTGCAGCAGAAGCTGCGCAAGCCGGCACCACTGCGCTCCCAGTTCTCACTCCTCGAGAGGTCGAGGTCGTCAGGCTCGTCGCCAGGGGTCTGTCGAATTCTGAGATCGCCGAGGAGTTCGTCCTCACCGAGGGCACCGTCAAGACCCACATCAGCAACATCCTGACGAAACTCGGCCTGCGAGACCGGGTCCAGATCGTCGTCACCGCCTTCACCTCGGGGATGGTCCGCGCCGACAACCGTTGAGCTCGCCTGTTCAACTGCTGCTGTCCTCTGTCTGAGGGCAGAGAGGTGAGCCCCACGCATTCGGAGATCTCTGTCCTGCGACCGATGTGCCGCCCGCCATGATTGACGAGGCTTGAAGGCATGGAAACAGCAATCACTACTGACCAGCTGACAAAGCGCTACGGATCCCGCACTGCCGTGGCCGATCTCAACCTCCGCGTCCCCGAAGGCTGCGTCTACGGCTTCCTCGGTCCCAACGGCTCCGGCAAGTCGACGACGATGAAGATGCTGCTCTCACTCGTGCGCCCGACGGCCGGCGAGGTCCGCATCCTCGGCAGACCGATGACTCGACAGACCAGACGCAGCCTGCTCGGCCAGATCGGTTCCCTCATCGAGTCTCCGCCCGGATATGCCCACCTCACTGGCCAGGAGAACATGCAAATGGTGGGTCGACTCCTCGACCTCCCGCCGCACCAGATCGATTGGGCCGTCGACACCGTCCACCTCCGCAGGCAGATGTCCAAGCGCGTCCGCGACTACTCCCTGGGTATGAAGCAGCGCCTCGGTATCGCAATGGCCCTGGCCAGAGCGCCGAGGGTCCTCATCCTTGACGAACCGACCAACGGCCTCGACCCGGCCGGGATCGAGGAGATCAGAGATCTTCTCCGCACCCTCGCCGAGGCCGGTGTGACGGTCATGGTATCTAGTCACCTTCTCGGCGAGATCGACAAAACCGCAACCGTCCTAGGCATCGTTTCCGATGGCCGGATGATCTTCCAAGGTTCACGGCAACAGCTATTGGCGGAGTCGACACCTGATGTCCTCATCCGCTGCTCGAACCCCGCTGATGCCCGAGCTGCGGTGGAGGGGCTTCAGCAACATCCTGTACTGCACGATGCAATGCTCAGGATCACCAACCTCGGCGAGGAGGCGACAGCAAGAGTCGTTTCGAGCCTGGTCGAAGCCAACATCGATATCTTCGAGGTCCGCAGGGACGAGCAGTCGCTCGAGGACATCTTCAAGAGCCTGACAGCAGGGGCAGGGTTATGAGAAGCATCATCGGCAATGAATTCGCGAAGATGCGGCACCTGTGGATCGCTCCGATTGCTATGGTCATGCCGCTGGGAATCGCAGGGATGACGGCCTTTCGCGGCCTCGCCTCGGGTATGCTCGGGCACCTCGATGACCCCGAAGGTCTCGGCTGGAAGTTACTGCTCGCCGGCCTCGGGCTCTCGGTCAGCCTCATCTCGCCGCTCATCATCGCCGTCCTCGCCAGCAGGCTGGTCGACATCGAGCACGCGGGCAACGGCTGGCTGCTGTCGTCGACAGCCTGTGAGACACCGGGCTCACTGTGCCGGGCAAAGTTCGCCTCGCTGGGACTCATCGTCACAGCGGCCACGGTGCTGCAGAGTCTCCTTCTCATCGGGATGGGGTTGAGCATCGGCATTACGTCACCGTTTCCCGGCGAGCACTGGCTTGTCTTCACCTGTGCGGCCGTGACGATCAACCTCTGCGTGCTCGCGTTCCAGATTGTGCTGTCGGCGACGGTCGAAAACCAGATCGTGTGCTTAGGCGTTGCTGTGCTCGGTGTATTCATCGCCGTCTTCGCTCCGGCGCTGCCCGGATTGTTGCAGCTCATCACACCGTGGGGCTACTACGAACTGGCGCGCGCAGCGGACTATGTCGGTACCGACCTCGTCTATCTCGACATCCCCCGCCTCCCCGTCCTCGGCCAGGCAGTGGTCGTCACCGTTGCGTTCACTCTCATCACCGCCCGCTTCGATCGACAGGAGGCTTGAGATGAGACACCTGCACACTGAGTTCATGAAGTTGCGACGCTCCCTGAGTTGGCCGGTCGTGGTTCTCCTTCCCCTCATTGCCGTCGCCTCCGGTGCCATCGGCACACTCAGCACCGAGCAGGGGGCGTCGGAGGGGTGGCACACGCTATGGATCCGGTCGATCGGCTTCTACGGCATGGCTCTGCTGCCGGTCGGCATCGCCATCCTGGCGGCTCTGGTGTGGCGGGTCGAGCACCGCAACGGCAATTGGAACGCGCTCATGTCCGGCGCCTCACCAACCTGGTGCATCGTGGTCGGCAAGGCCGGTGTGGTGGCTGTCTTAGCCGGAATCATGCAGGTGGCCTTGCTTCTCACCGTCATCGTCTTCGGCACGATCGTATTCGGGTTGCCAAGGTTCTTGCCGTGGGAGTACTTTCTCAGCAGCATTCTCGTCATCATCGCCTGTGTGCCGATCGCAGCGATTCAGTCGGGACTGTCGATGTTCATCCGTTCGTTCGCGGCCCCTGTGGCGATCGCGCTGGCAGCGACCGGCATCTCGACAGTTGCCCTGCTGGTCGGGTCCACAGGTGCTGTTGTGTCTCCGTATGCGCTGGCAACATATGCCACTCAGCTCGGCACATCGCTGGTCGGTGGAGACAACACCTCGTTCGATGCTGCGTCGGTCTCATTAGCAAGTGCGAGCCTGGTCATCGCGGTTTCGGCGCTGTCGACGTTCCTCATCATGGTTGTCTCGACGTTCGCGCTCAACCGCGTGGACACACGTGTCTGAGGCCCACCTCGGCGGTTAGTCGGCACAGGGAGCATTCCTCTGATGCGCCTCGGGCAGAGCCTCTGCCAGATGAGTCGGCAGCGGCCTTCAATGCGAAGACCGCTGCCGACTCAGACAACAGTCACTCGGACTTCGTATCCGTCTCCGCGACGTCCAATTGACCGTCCCGGCTGAACCGGCGCAGTTGGGTCACATGACTCGGGTTGAGCTCGGCGACGTTCGAGACCTGAAGCAGCTTCATCGTCCGCTCGACCTGTTCGCTGAGGATCGCGATCGTGCGATCGACGCCTTCCCGACCACCGGCCATGAGTCCGTAGAGATAGGCACGGCCGATGAGCGTGAAGTCCGCACCCAAGGCCATGGAGGCGACGATGTCGGCACCATTGCGGATACCCGTGTCGACGATGACCTCAAGATCCTGACCGACTTCCTTGGCCACCGAGGGCAGCAGCTCGAAGGGAACCGGGGCGCGGTCGAGCTGGCGCCCGCCGTGGTTCGACAGCACAATGGCGTCGACGCCGAGGTCGGCAAGCTTCCTGGCATCGGCGACGGTCTGGACGCCCTTGATGGCGAGCTTGCCTGGCCACATTTTGCGGATCGTGGCGAGATCGTCGAAGTCGATCGACGGGTCCATGGCCGAGTTGAGCAGTTCGCCCACTGTTCCGCCGGTCTCGGACAGGGAAGCGAACTGCAGCGTCTCTGTGGTCAGGAAGTCCCACCACCACCAGGGCCTGGGAATCGCGTTGAGAACGGTCTTAGGCGAGAGCTGCGGAGGGATGGAGAAGCCGTTGCGGCTGTCCCGCAGACGGGCACCTGCGATCGGGGTGTCAACCGTGAAGAAGAGAGTGTCGTACCCTGCTGCGGCGGCCCGCTCGACGAGGCCATAGGAGATTTCCCGCTCGCGCATCACATAGAGCTGGAACCAGTTCCGGCCTTCTGGGTTGACCTTCTTCACGTCCTCGATCGAGGTCGTTCCGAGAGTGGACAAGGTGAACGGAATCCCAGCAGCACCGGCTGCGGAGGCTCCGGCGATCTCACCTTCGGTCTGCATCAGCCGGGTGAACCCGGTCGGCGCGATGCCGAAGGGCATCGCCGAACTGCCGCCGAGGATCTGAGTCGACGTATCGACCTGCGAGACATCGTTGAGGATGGACGGGTGGAACTCGACGTCCTGGAAGGACTGCACCGAGCGCTCCATCGAGATCTCACCTTCGGCCGCGCCATCGGTATAGTCGAACGCAGCAGCCGGTGTGCGCCGCTTGGCGATCTGACGCAGGTCTTCGATCGTCAATGCAGCATCGAGGCGACGTTTCCGGGAGTTGAGCTCGAACTTCTTGAACTTCATCAGTTCGAAGATCTCGGACGGATTGGGCAACTGTCTCTTGACCATGGTCACTGCCTCTTTCTCTTCAGTTCGTTTTTTCAGCTTCGTGATTTCAGTGTTCAGTCTTCAGTTCGCGGGCTTCAGCTTGCGGAGCTTCGGACTTCAGTTCGCGGGGCCTCACGCTCCGCCGGGAACCATCCAGGACAGGACGGTCGACTGCAGTCCGACGAGCAGACACATGACGACGAGCATGCCCAGCGACCACCAGATGACGCGGCGGAAGATCGAGGACTCCTGGCCGAGAAGGCCGACCGCGGTGGCCGCGATGGTGAGGTTCTGCGGGCTGATCATCTTGCCCACGACTCCACCGGAGCTGTTGGCAGCCACCAACAGAACGGGATCGATTCCGGCCTTCGTCGCGGCCGTCTGCTGCAGCGTCGCGAATAGTGCGTTGGCGCTGGTGTCGGAACCGGTCACTGCTGTGCCGAGCCAGCCGAGGATGGGTGAGAGGAAGGCGAACAGTGCCCCGGTCCCGGCGATCCAGGTGCCGATTGTGATCGTCTGGCCCGACAGGTTCATGACGTAGGCCAGTGCCAGGACAAGTCCGACAGTGAGAATGGAGAATCGCATTTTGGCGACATTGTCGACGAAGACCTGGACTGCGTCCTTGACGGTCATCTTGTACACGATGGAGACGATGATGCCTGAGACCAGCAGCATCGTGCCCGGTGATGACAACCATTGGAAGTTGTAGACCGTGCTCGTCGACAGCTCTCCGGCAGCGGTCATAATGTTCCCGTCCAGTCCCGGCCAAGGAATCTTGACATCGGTGCTGGCCAACCATTTGTCGATGACTGGGACCAGCTTGGCACCGGAGAAGATGATGATGACGATGAGGTAGGGGAAGAGCGCCATGAAGACGCGCTTACCGGTCAGAGGTGCTCCCTTCGTGTCCACCGAGGTCGTCACGGCTGCGGCGGCTCCACCAGCATCGGGCGCGCTGGCCTTCTCCCGACTGCGCTCGTCGGCCATCTTGTCCAGAGCGTCCTGGCCGCCGACTGGCTTCCAGAACTGGAGCATGACCACGGCAGCAGCGAGGCCCATGAGCGAGGCGACGATGTCGGTCATTTCAACCGAGAGATAATTCGCGGAGACGAACTGTGCTGCGCCGAACACGATTCCGACGACCAGAGCGAGTGGCCACAGCTGACGCAGGCCTCGCTTGCCATCGACGAGGAAGATGAGGAACAGCGGCACCAGGGCAGCCAGCAATGGAGTCTGGTGACCGACCATGGCACCGATCTCCTTGTAGTCGATCCCGGTGAGATTGCCGGCGGTGATGATCGGGATGGCGATGGCACCGAAGGCGACCGGAGCGGTGTTGGCCACCAGCACGACGACTGCTGCACGCATAGCGGTGAAGCCGACTGCGATGAGCATGACGCCGGTGATGGCAACCGGGGCACCGAATCCGGCAAGGGCCTCGAGCAGTCCGCCGAAGCAGAAGGCGACCAGGATCGCCTGCACACGAGGATCATCGGAGATGACGTTGATGACCAACCTGAGGTCTTCGAAGTGTCCTGACTTCACCGTCAGTTCGTAGAGCCAGATGGCGGTGATGACGATCCACATGATCGGGAACAGCCCGAAGGCGAATCCCTGGCTGGCTGAGAGCCCCGCCAGTCCGACGGGCATTCCGTAGACGAAGATGGCGACGATCAGGGCGACGATGACGGCCGCCAGTCCGGCCCAGTGGGCCTTCCATTTCAAGAACCCGAGGGTGACGAAGATGGTCAACAGCGGCAGCAGCGCAACCAGCGATGACCACAGGAGGCTGTCTGCAAGTGGGGCGATTTCAGGAGTGTACATGTTTTCTCCTGCACGGTCGGTGCTCGACTACAGCGTCTGCGTTTCGACGTTGAACGCGCCCGAACATGCATACTCGATGGGTTTCAGTATGTCCTTTGTGTGGTCAGACCACTAAAGTGAGTGTAGGACTGAATGTGATCCAGGTCAAGGATTTACTCCCGATGAGGCAGGGTCCTACTCATGGGATGATGGCGAGGTGCGAAAAGTGAGTACTCATGCCCAGTGATTCAGTCCGCTCGAGCGACGGCATCGCCGCCGGTCACGCCTCCAAGGCGCCCCAGGAACCGGAATGGAAGGCGGTTTCTCGGTCGAGCACCCATGAACTCGTCATCAATGCGATCGAGGAGCAGATCACCTCCGGTTACCTCACCGTCGGCGATCCGCTCCCCTCGGAACGAGACCTTGCCGCGAAGCTTCAGGTCAGTCGCGCGGCCGTGCGTGAGGCACTGCGCGTCATGGAGTCCCTCGGCGTCGTCGTCTCAAACGTCGGCTCCGGCAAGTCCGCGGGCACCTTCATCGCCTCCATGCCCAAAGAGGCACTGACTCGGTTTCTGCGCCTCCATGTGGCTCTGGCGAACTTCAGCATCGAGGAGGCCATCGAAACACGCATCCAGTTGGAGCGCTCAAGCACCGCACTGGCCACAGGTCGGGTCCACGATGACGCGCTGGCCGGCATGAATGCCTCACTGGCGATCATGGACACCCCGGGCGTGAGCCTGGAGACTTTCAACGATGCCGATACCGCCTTCCACGTCGCCATCGCCCATGCTTCGAACAATCAGCTGCTCTCCGATCTGACGGAGGCCATCCGCGGTTCTCTGCGACGCCCCATCCTCGACGCCTTCCATGAGGTCGAGGATCCGCGCGCCCTGATGGCCCAGCTGCAGGAGGAACACCATGCGATCATGCAGGCGATCGTCGACCGCGACACCGATCACGCGGTGCAGCTGACCGAGGATCACATCCGATCGGCCACCGCCGCCCTGCCGCAGTTGACCAACCAGAGCCGGCCAGGCAGCTGAGCGCGGACGTCAGCCCGTCACCCCGGTGACCTCATTGCTGGCGTGTGGCAGTTCAGCACTCTTCTCCACTTCACCGGTGGCCAGATCCACGATGTGGAGCTGGCTCTTGTCCGGTTCGGAGACATAGGCCTTCTCCCCCTGGACGAACAGTGTCGGCCGGGGCTGCTGCCAGTCCACGGGTTCCTTCCACGCTTCGGTGACCGGGTGGGAGCCAGTGATCTTGCCGGACTCCGGGTCGATGACGTTGAGCTTGCCGTCGGTGTCGAGCACGAGGGCCTCACCTTCGGGTCCGCGGGCCAGGGAGCGGAAGCTGTACGAGGAGTCGAGGTCGACGAGCTTCATCTTTCCAGTCTCGGTGTTCGTCAGGGTGACCTTCACCGGGCGTTCGAGTTCGGCA
Coding sequences within it:
- a CDS encoding MFS transporter yields the protein MADSGFLIRRPWVLVVVLVGAATSTAFMQTLVVPIQNHLPDLIDAPRSSTAWVLTISLLVAAVTTPISGRLADIFGMRTVMIALLAMMTVGSLIAAISSDLLWLLVGRGLQGVSMGATAVGISIMGLVDNGKIRIAGISLISSSMGFGGAIGLPLAAWIAEIGDWKLLFWTTAALGALILIAVVFVVPSTTRLRQRFDWCGALMLSAGLSGILVAISQGPVWGWASAATLGLSGSGVVLLVVWGVHELRTRDPLIDLRIMSKLPLLMVSLGSIAFGFALFVQEVSFLQILELPTRTEAGLGLSVLWASMALVPASLAMMAVAPLAATITDRYGARVTAVVGAVTSMVGYLISVVWHAEVWHIVVASVFALAGVAMGYAAIPTLVMAEVPYSMTSSAIGVNALMRSVGTSSGATITGMVLAVQLESSAGFAAPSPGGFVATFWLGVAAAALAAVLFWIPGRRR
- a CDS encoding sensor histidine kinase, with product MEIGRSFSEPRHEQRGHSTSTPAPVGSWPGRHALFIDVLVIAAIFLYNLPIQFSSVPGHLWIGTGLVFSVGLCAPYLLRRRHPLPIFLTIFAVTVVQSASGIGPLVADVMLVLALYNLSSRYRWVVSVPATLAVVLLTLSATSGLRQAGYLNLGEIGVLIVLVMWAGTWGALVRIRRAHLESLREQTRQLAREAETQKQIAAAEERARIAREIHDVVSHSLSVVTVLADGAASTTESNPAQAKRAMEDVRDTGRSAMTEMRSMLDVLRSDDQAKHAPLPGIEQLDQLINESRAVGLPLNFEHRGKHDSLPEGLSLTVYRTVQEALTNIRKHAGTSVQKVRVVLEQTDTTIDIRIGDDGRGPNRDRGGHGLTGMRERVSAYGGILETGPLDPNGFEVHARFPIGEDS
- a CDS encoding response regulator — translated: MTIRILLVDDQEMVRRGFAMVLDTDPDLSVVGEAEDGDTAVAFARDNMVDVVVMDVRMSRMDGVEATRLIRAEANAPKVLILTTFDLDEYVYDALRAGANGFLLKDAGTAELTSAIRHVHAGDAVVAPSATRRLLERFSVPASPTDQSQNPAAEAAQAGTTALPVLTPREVEVVRLVARGLSNSEIAEEFVLTEGTVKTHISNILTKLGLRDRVQIVVTAFTSGMVRADNR
- a CDS encoding ABC transporter ATP-binding protein codes for the protein METAITTDQLTKRYGSRTAVADLNLRVPEGCVYGFLGPNGSGKSTTMKMLLSLVRPTAGEVRILGRPMTRQTRRSLLGQIGSLIESPPGYAHLTGQENMQMVGRLLDLPPHQIDWAVDTVHLRRQMSKRVRDYSLGMKQRLGIAMALARAPRVLILDEPTNGLDPAGIEEIRDLLRTLAEAGVTVMVSSHLLGEIDKTATVLGIVSDGRMIFQGSRQQLLAESTPDVLIRCSNPADARAAVEGLQQHPVLHDAMLRITNLGEEATARVVSSLVEANIDIFEVRRDEQSLEDIFKSLTAGAGL
- a CDS encoding ABC transporter permease, encoding MRSIIGNEFAKMRHLWIAPIAMVMPLGIAGMTAFRGLASGMLGHLDDPEGLGWKLLLAGLGLSVSLISPLIIAVLASRLVDIEHAGNGWLLSSTACETPGSLCRAKFASLGLIVTAATVLQSLLLIGMGLSIGITSPFPGEHWLVFTCAAVTINLCVLAFQIVLSATVENQIVCLGVAVLGVFIAVFAPALPGLLQLITPWGYYELARAADYVGTDLVYLDIPRLPVLGQAVVVTVAFTLITARFDRQEA
- a CDS encoding ABC transporter permease, which encodes MRHLHTEFMKLRRSLSWPVVVLLPLIAVASGAIGTLSTEQGASEGWHTLWIRSIGFYGMALLPVGIAILAALVWRVEHRNGNWNALMSGASPTWCIVVGKAGVVAVLAGIMQVALLLTVIVFGTIVFGLPRFLPWEYFLSSILVIIACVPIAAIQSGLSMFIRSFAAPVAIALAATGISTVALLVGSTGAVVSPYALATYATQLGTSLVGGDNTSFDAASVSLASASLVIAVSALSTFLIMVVSTFALNRVDTRV
- a CDS encoding alpha-hydroxy acid oxidase, with the translated sequence MVKRQLPNPSEIFELMKFKKFELNSRKRRLDAALTIEDLRQIAKRRTPAAAFDYTDGAAEGEISMERSVQSFQDVEFHPSILNDVSQVDTSTQILGGSSAMPFGIAPTGFTRLMQTEGEIAGASAAGAAGIPFTLSTLGTTSIEDVKKVNPEGRNWFQLYVMREREISYGLVERAAAAGYDTLFFTVDTPIAGARLRDSRNGFSIPPQLSPKTVLNAIPRPWWWWDFLTTETLQFASLSETGGTVGELLNSAMDPSIDFDDLATIRKMWPGKLAIKGVQTVADARKLADLGVDAIVLSNHGGRQLDRAPVPFELLPSVAKEVGQDLEVIVDTGIRNGADIVASMALGADFTLIGRAYLYGLMAGGREGVDRTIAILSEQVERTMKLLQVSNVAELNPSHVTQLRRFSRDGQLDVAETDTKSE
- a CDS encoding L-lactate permease — encoded protein: MYTPEIAPLADSLLWSSLVALLPLLTIFVTLGFLKWKAHWAGLAAVIVALIVAIFVYGMPVGLAGLSASQGFAFGLFPIMWIVITAIWLYELTVKSGHFEDLRLVINVISDDPRVQAILVAFCFGGLLEALAGFGAPVAITGVMLIAVGFTAMRAAVVVLVANTAPVAFGAIAIPIITAGNLTGIDYKEIGAMVGHQTPLLAALVPLFLIFLVDGKRGLRQLWPLALVVGIVFGAAQFVSANYLSVEMTDIVASLMGLAAAVVMLQFWKPVGGQDALDKMADERSREKASAPDAGGAAAAVTTSVDTKGAPLTGKRVFMALFPYLIVIIIFSGAKLVPVIDKWLASTDVKIPWPGLDGNIMTAAGELSTSTVYNFQWLSSPGTMLLVSGIIVSIVYKMTVKDAVQVFVDNVAKMRFSILTVGLVLALAYVMNLSGQTITIGTWIAGTGALFAFLSPILGWLGTAVTGSDTSANALFATLQQTAATKAGIDPVLLVAANSSGGVVGKMISPQNLTIAATAVGLLGQESSIFRRVIWWSLGMLVVMCLLVGLQSTVLSWMVPGGA
- a CDS encoding FadR/GntR family transcriptional regulator, giving the protein MPSDSVRSSDGIAAGHASKAPQEPEWKAVSRSSTHELVINAIEEQITSGYLTVGDPLPSERDLAAKLQVSRAAVREALRVMESLGVVVSNVGSGKSAGTFIASMPKEALTRFLRLHVALANFSIEEAIETRIQLERSSTALATGRVHDDALAGMNASLAIMDTPGVSLETFNDADTAFHVAIAHASNNQLLSDLTEAIRGSLRRPILDAFHEVEDPRALMAQLQEEHHAIMQAIVDRDTDHAVQLTEDHIRSATAALPQLTNQSRPGS